The Exiguobacterium aurantiacum DSM 6208 genome includes a window with the following:
- a CDS encoding transglutaminase domain-containing protein has translation MGHTFIPFILVLISFTLTYWLYRTFIRQWTIQRALRQELQRIDALLRRHEHNPAKQFELLDPVYRSVLFRVHPKLKMERGKLEEFVSEELNRLIKSKRSSLWSSVTVFGRGMLTVLMLGIGMASGYVAYTETDLTARFGPVAVESEAMPLLGETYALPSQIASPEELGMALAYHMSRFDETFSIRYIGKTKDFEETMDAAWDWLEANHIYVFRLSRGGESQYRDHGGYVDLDMKLTYDMTTEEAHQIAARVERIVQEMPIGLNDFEKVKYVNDFVVLNTAYNLESAASPYTPYSILFNGEGVCEGYALTTLLLLEAAGVETRYISGEVETGLHAWNLVKLDGEWYHLDTTWNDPVPNQPGKVGYDYFLVSDATLRADHTWEEGKYPVTAMANYQ, from the coding sequence ATGGGACACACATTCATTCCATTCATCCTCGTTTTGATTTCATTCACATTAACCTATTGGCTCTACCGGACGTTCATTCGTCAATGGACGATACAGCGTGCGTTACGACAAGAGTTACAACGGATAGACGCTTTGCTGCGCCGCCACGAACATAACCCGGCCAAGCAATTTGAATTACTTGATCCGGTCTATCGTTCCGTCCTCTTTCGTGTCCATCCAAAGTTGAAGATGGAACGTGGGAAGCTTGAGGAGTTTGTCAGTGAGGAATTGAACCGTTTGATTAAAAGCAAGCGATCTTCGCTCTGGTCTTCTGTGACGGTTTTCGGTCGTGGTATGTTGACGGTACTCATGTTAGGAATTGGTATGGCGAGCGGGTATGTCGCCTATACAGAGACCGATTTGACCGCGCGCTTTGGTCCGGTGGCAGTGGAGAGCGAGGCGATGCCGCTACTCGGTGAGACGTATGCGTTGCCGAGCCAGATCGCTTCACCCGAAGAACTTGGGATGGCACTCGCCTATCACATGAGCCGATTCGATGAAACGTTCAGTATCCGTTATATCGGGAAGACGAAAGACTTTGAGGAGACGATGGATGCCGCGTGGGACTGGCTCGAGGCGAACCACATCTACGTCTTCCGCTTGTCGCGGGGAGGGGAGAGTCAGTATCGGGATCACGGTGGCTATGTCGACCTCGACATGAAGTTGACGTACGACATGACGACAGAAGAGGCCCATCAGATCGCGGCCCGCGTCGAGCGCATCGTTCAAGAGATGCCGATCGGTCTGAACGACTTTGAGAAAGTGAAATACGTGAACGACTTCGTCGTGTTAAACACGGCGTATAACTTGGAAAGCGCAGCGAGCCCATACACGCCGTATTCGATATTATTCAATGGGGAAGGTGTCTGTGAAGGGTATGCGCTGACGACGTTGCTTCTATTAGAAGCGGCCGGTGTCGAGACGCGATATATTTCAGGAGAAGTCGAAACTGGTCTTCACGCGTGGAACCTCGTCAAGCTTGACGGGGAATGGTATCACTTGGACACGACGTGGAACGATCCGGTGCCGAACCAGCCGGGGAAAGTGGGGTACGACTACTTCTTAGTGTCCGATGCGACATTGCGAGCGGACCATACGTGGGAGGAAGGGAAGTATCCGGTGACGGCGATGGCGAACTATCAGTGA